DNA from Amycolatopsis sp. DSM 110486:
CGAGCGCGATTCAGAACGTGTTGGCGCCGATCAGCCGCTCGCCCAGCGGCACTTTGGCGAATCCACCGTCCACAGTGGTCTGGATGTCCTTCGTGGGCGTGCTCACGCGGCCTCCTCCTGAACGAGGGCGCCGGTCATCGCCGCCACGAGGTCTTCGAGCTTCGTGGCCGCCCCTGCGAACCGGGCCACGCGCTTGCCCAGCCGCAGCACCTCGGGCATGTTGTGGCTGATCAGCACCACGGCGATGCCCGACAGCGAGCCGATGGGCACGGAGGTGCTCTGCAGCGTCACACCGAGCCGCTGGAACTCCTCCACGGCCTGGCGGCGCATCTCGGCCTTGTCGAGCATGCCGATCTTGCCGAGGAAACCCTTGCGGTGGATTTCGCGGCCCAGGAACAAGTTCGCCGCCGGATCCAGTTCGGGTGCGACGGCCAGGTCTTGGTACACGGTCTCGATCCCGAGCCGCCGCGCGGTCACGGGGGAGTCGAACTGAACCTCGGAGCCGTCGAGCAGGATCCTGCCGGACGTCGGATGCTCGGCGCCGGAAAGGCACTTCACGAGCGTCGACTTGCCGACACCGTTGTCGCCGATCAGGGCCGTGACCTCACCCGCGTGGGCCTGGAAGGAAGTGCCGCGAAGCGCTTCCACCGAGCCGTAGTGCTTCGTGAGGTCCGCGTCCAGCAGGATCTCGCTCTTGGGCCTACCTCTTCTCGAGTGCGGGCGGGCGGCAGCGGATCGCGGTGAGCGTGCCCGACGCCTCGACCTGCCCGGCGTCGAACGGCACCACATAGGTCTCGCCCTTGGCGAGGGAGAATTCGCCGCCGTGTTCGGTGCGCAGCGTGCCCGCACCGTCGAGCACCACGAGCACGGAGAACGACGGGTCGAACGCCAGGGAGCCACCGGTCAGCTGCACGCGGTCGGCGCGGAAGAACTCGTCGGAACCCGCGGCCAGCAGATCGACCGACGTGGCCTTGTCCTCGGCGGTGTGCTTCACGATCGTGGTGAGCCGCTCGGCGTCCCAGCCGGACGTGTCGAGCGTTTCGATCGCGGTGTCGAAGCCGATGCCGAGGTGGCCCTTCTCCGGCGAGGCCAGGAAGTCACGCCACTCCAGCGTGAGCGAGAAGTCGGTGGGCTGCTGCAGTTCCACCACGAACACGCCCTCGCCGATCGCGTGCGGCAGCCCGGCCGGGATGTACACGGTGTCGCCGGCCTGCACTGCCACGCTGTTGAGCGCGCCCAGCATGGTCGGTGCGTCCTGCTCGCGCGTCCACTCGGCGACGGTCGCCTTGCTCACCGTCTCCTTGAACCCCGGGTACACGCGCGGGTCGTCGCCGTAGGTGCCCACCACGATCCACGCCTCGGTCTTGCCGAAGTGCGAGTCGAAGTGCTGCTTGGCGAACTCGTCGGACGGGTGGAAGTGCACGGGCAGCCGCTGGCCCGCGTCGAGCAGCTTCACCAGCAGGCCGGTGGAGTCGCCGAGCTTGGCGACGTGCGCGGAACCCAGCCACGCCTCGGCGTTCTCGCGCACGGCGTCGCGCAGCCAGACGCCGCTGGGGAGCTTCGTGAGGCCGTTGGTGTCCTGGCCGAACATCGTGGTGACGGAGCCGACCCAGTCCTCCGGGCCGAACTTTGCCTTCGAAGGGCCGGAGTCCGTGCCGGTGGCACCGCGCAGCGCGGCGATCGCGTCGCCACCGCGGTAGAACTGCGGCGGCTGGTTGGCCGGGAGCCGGATCGGTTCGAGGTGCGTGCTCACGGGGCGACCTCACCGGAACCACGGGCTACGAGATGCACGGGCAGGACTACCTTTCTGGGTGCGGACTGATCCCCCTGGATCCGCGCGAACAGCAGCTCTGCCGCCGCGTGCCCCAGGGCGCTGACGTCGTGTGCGACGACCGTCACCGGCGGGTCCAGCAGGTCCGCCAGCTCGAAGTCGTCGAAGCTCACCATGGCGGGCCGGTGATCGGCGTGGGCCAGCGCGCGCAGCAGGTGCACGGCCACGCGGTTGTTGCCCGCGATCACCGCGGTCGCGGCCGAGGGACCCGTCAGCAGCGTCGCCACGGCGTGGGCGATCGTCTCCGGCGTCGGCGTGCGCATCACGACGAGGCTCTCGTCGTAGGAGACGCCGTTGCGCACGCAGCCCTCGCGGAAGCCGCGCAGACGCTCGGCCGCGGTGAAGATGTCGGGGCTGTCACCGAGGAACGCGATGCGGCGGTGGCCGTGCCGCACCAGGTGCGTGACCGCGTCGATGGTGCCGCCGAGGTTGTCGACGAGCACGGTGTCGGCCACGATGTCGCCGGCCGGGCGGTCGAGGAACACCACCGGCGTGCCCGCGCGCATCTCCGGCACGAGGTAGCCGTGCTGCATGCCGGCCGGGACCACGAGGATCCCGTCGACCCGGCGCGCGCAGAACTCCAGCGCCAGCTCGCGTTCGCGGTCGGAGTTCTCCTCCGACGAACCGGTGAGCACGTGGCGGCCGAACGACGTGGCGATGCGCTCCACCGCGCGGTTGAGCTCGGAGTAGAACGGGTTGCCGACGTCTTCGACGATGAGGCCGATCGTGCCCGTGGTCGAGCCGCGACGCAGGTTGCGGGCGCCGAGGTTGCGGCGGAACCCGAGCTGCTCGATGGCCGCCACCACGCGCTCGGCGGTGTCGGGGTGCACCGCGGGCTCGTCGTTGACCACCCGGGACACGGTTTTGATGCTGACGCCGGCGAGCCGGGCCACATCGCTCATCGTGGCCCGTCGGCTTGCCGGGCGGGGAAGCCCGTCCGCTTCCCGGCCATGAGGAGACAACGTTGTCATAGTGGCGCAGATTGCACACCAAAAGCCGGGTCGCTGTCAATGCCCGCTTCGCGCCGAATGGGATTCAGCCTGCGAAAGTTGTGAGGCAGATGGCTGATCAGTGTGTCCTGAACCGGACAGGCTCTCACGGCAGGCTTGACGTTTTCGTGAGGGATTGCCCAAGGTTGCCCGCATCGACGGTGTGCGCGACAAGGTTGTCATCCCACTCCTCCGCGGCCCTGACGGCCGAGTCGCGCCGACGACTGGAGAGGCGATGGCGATGGCGCGAGCGCGCTGGAGAGCCGGACTGATCTTCCTGGCCACGGCGGTGGTGGCGGCGGTCGCGCCGGCCACCGCGGCGGTGGCCGCGAAAGCCCCGGACACTGATTTCGCGAAGTGGGTGAATCCCTTCGTCGGCACCCGGCCGGGCGGTGAGGACCAGGGCACGGGTGGCGGTGCCGGCAACACGTTCCCGGGCGCGGTGGCGCCGTTCGGGATGGTGCAGTGGAGCCCGGACACGGTGAAGTCGCAGCCGGGCGGCTACTTCTACGACGACAACGCCCTCACGGGCTTCAGCCTCACGCACCTCTCGGGTGCGGGCTGCTCGACGTACGAGGACATCCCCTTCATCCCGTACGTCGGCGAGGTCAGCACCTCGCCCGCGACGGACCCGGGCCACTACACGTCGAAGTTCAGCCACGACAACGAGCACGCCACCGCGGGCGAGTACGACGTCACCCTCGACAGCGGCGCGAAGGTCGAGCTGAGCGCGACGCAGCGCACCGGCTCCGCGCGCCTGACCTACCCCGCCGGCGCGTCCTCGACGCTGCTGGTCAACACGTCCGGCTCGGTCAACGGCACCGACGACGCGTCGATCACCATCGGCAAGGACACCATCAGCGGCTGGGCGACCAGCGGCCGCTTCTGCGGCGCGCAGAACACCTACCGCGTGTACTTCTCCGCGAAATTCGACACCCCGTTCGCCTCGATCGGCACGTGGAAGAACGGCGCGGTGACGCCCGGCAAAACCTCGGAGACCGGCGGAGCCAAGGCGAAGGTGGCGCAGCCCAACGGCGTGAACGCCGCCATCGCGCGCCCGGCCAAGGCCAAGACGCAGGACACCACCGTGAGCGGCCCCGGCAGCGGCGGATACGTGACCTTCGCGAACCTCAACGGCGCGCAGGTCAACGTGCAGGTCGGCCTGTCGTTCGTGTCCGTGGACGGCGCGAAGGCGAACCTGAAGGCCGAGAACAACGGCAAGAAGTCGTTCGACCAGATCGCGGCCGGCACGCGCAAGGCGTGGAACGACCAGCTCGGCAAGGTCGCCGTGAGCGGCGGCGCCGACGCGGACATGACCACGTTCTACACGTCGCTGTACCACTCGCTGATCCAGCCGAACGTGTTCTCCGATGTGGACGGTTCCTACCCGGGCTTCGACGGCCGGATCCACAAGGCCGACAAGGGCCACGCGATGTACACCAACTTCAGCGGCTGGGACATCTACCGCTCGGAGATCCCGCTGCTGGCCACGATCGACCCGGCCCAGACGTCGGACATCGTGCGCTCGATGATGGCCTACGCCGAGCAGGGCGGCTCGTGGGACCGCTGGACCGTGGCCAACGACTACACCGGCGTGATGAACGGCGACCCTTACCACATCATCGTCTCCAGCGCGTACGCCTTCGGCGCGCGTGACTTCGACGCCCAGAAGGCGTTGCTGCTGATGATCAAGGGCGCCACGCAGCCCACCCAGGGCTACACCGAGCGTCCCGGCCTCGCGGACTACATGCGTCTCGGCTACGTCCCCGGCGCCGGCGCGGACACGCTCGAGTACACCAGCGCCGACTTCGCCATCGCGCAGTTCGCGAAGCGCCTCGGCGACAGCGCCACGTACACCACGTTCATGAAGCGCGCGCAGAACTGGCAGAACCTCTACAACCCGGGCACCGGCCACCTGCAGCCGCGCAACGCCGACGGCTCCTTCGCCGGCACGTACGACCCGGCCAGCTCGCAGGGGTGGGTCGAGGGCAACGGCGCGCAGTACGAGTGGATGGTTCCCTACGACCTCGGCGGCGTCGTCTCGGCGTTCGGCGGCGACACGGCGACCCAGTCGCGGCTCGACACCTTCTTCACGCAGCTGAACGCGGGCACGCAGGAGCCGTTCGCCTTCATGGGCAACGAGCCGAACTCCAACGCGCCCTACGTCTACTCCTACGCGGGTGCCCCGGCCAAGACTCAGGCCATCGTGCACCGGTCGATGGACGAGCTCTACAACCCGCGTCCCGAGGGCCTGATCGGCAACGACGACCTCGGCCAGATGTCTGCCTGGTACGTGTGGTCCGCGCTGGGCGTCTACCCGGAGATCCCGGGCCGCGCCGAGGTGCTGCTGTCCACGCCGCGGTTCGAAAACGCCGTGCTCACGACCGGCGCGGGCAAGAAGATCACGATCAACGCGCCCGGCACCGGTGACTACGTCGGCTCGTTGAAGGTCAACGGTGGCGCGGCCTCGAAGTCGTGGCTGCCCGAGGCCCTGATCTCGACCGGCGGCACGCTCGACTTCACCCGCTCGGCCACGGCCACCCAGTGGGGTGCCGCGGCGGCCGACGCCCCGCCGTCGTTCCGCGAGCAGGAGAAGCCGAGCCTGGCGTTCGCCAACCCGGCCCGCGTGGTGACCCCGGCGGGCTCGACCGCGACGGCGAGCGTCGGAGTGCAGGACCTGTCCGGCACCGCGAAGACGTGGACCTACACCGCGGGTAGCGCCGACGGCATCACTCTCTCGCCCGCGTCGGGCTCGGTCGCCGTGCCCGCCAACGGCAAGGCACAGGCCACGGTCAACGTGACCGTTCCCGCGGGCACCGCCGACGGCGCCCGCCGCATCCCGGTCACGTTCTCCGCGCCGGGACTGGCGAGCACCGAGGCCGTGCTCACGGTGCTCGTGGCGCAGCCGGGCAGCTGGCTGGCCACAGTGGACAACGCCGGCATCTCGCCCGACTCCGACTCGACCAAGGCCAACTTCGACGGCGGTGGCTGGAGCTACTCGGCCGACGCGCTGGCCGCGGCCGGAGCCAAGCCGGGCGGCACGGTGACGAGTGACGGCCTCAACTTCACATGGCCGTCGTTCCCGGCGGGCGACCCGGACAACGTGGTGGCCAACGGCCAGAAGGTGACCGTGACCGGCTCGGGCCGGCTCGCGCTGCTCGGCGCCGGCTCCAACGGCAACGCGCAGGGCACGCTCACCATCACCTACACCGACGGCACCATGTCCACCGCCACGGTCGGCGTGTCCGACTGGACGCTGGGCGGCGGCGCCGCGCAGCCGTCGTTCGGCAACCGGATCGTGCTGTCCACGCCGTACCGCAACGCTTCGGGCACCGACCCGCAGCAGATTCGCACGATGGTGTTCGGCACCGCGCCGATCACCCTCGACGCCGGTAAGACGGTGGCGAGCGTGACGTTGCCGTCGAACGTCAGCGGTGGCGCGATGCACGTCTTCGCCATCGCCGTCGGCTGATCTTCGCCAGTCCGTGATCCGTGGAGGGCTCCTCGCCCGAGGAGCCCTCCACGGACCCGTCTCGGGAGGGAGCTCGATGAGGAGCAGAACACTGGCGGGCGCGGTCGCGCTCGCCGTCGCGGCGGCCGGCCTCACGCCGGTGACCGCCTCGGCCAGACCGGCCGACGCGCTGGAGTCCGTGAACACGTTCATCGGCACGCAGGACGAGGGCAACACGTTCCCCGGCGCGTCCGTGCCCTTCGGCATGACGCAGGTGAGTCCGCAAACGACCCACTACGCCGGGTACCTCTACACCGACACCGCGATCCGCGGCTTCGGCCACTTCTTCCTCTCCGGCGCGGGCTGCTGGGAGCAGGGCGGCCTGGTGTCCACGCTGCCGACCACGGGCGACGTCGGTCCGGGAGCCGCGTTCGACACGACCAAGCCCGCCACGTTCGACAACGCCAACTACGCGGCGGCGTACACCCACGACGGCGAAGTCGGGAAACCCGGCTACTACAAGGTGCACCTGACCGGCTACGGCGGTGTCGACGTGGAGACCACGGCCTCGACCCGCAGCGGTGTCGAGCGCTACACGTTCGACAAGTCCGGTCCGGCCAACGTGTTCGTGAACGTCGGGCAGGCCAACGCCAAGGAACCCGTGACCGGCAGCAGCGTCCGGATCGTCGACGACCACACGATCTCCGGCACCGTCGAGTCGCAGGCCTTCTGCGGCGGCAAGGCCTACACGACGTACTTCACCACGAAGTTCGACAAGCCGTTCTCCGGCTACGGCACCTGGTCGCCGACCGGCGGCACGCCTTCGAGCAAGTCCTCGGCGGGCGGCGCGGGCCTGCGCGGCGCGTGGCTGACCTTCCCGAAGGGCGACCAGATCACCGCCACCACGTCGATCTCCCAGGTGGACGCCCGCGGCGCCGACGTGAACCTCGCCGCTTCGCGGGTGCGCCCGTTCGACGCAGTGAAGGCCGACGCCCAGCGCACGTGGCGCCAGGAACTGTCTAGTGTGGACATCACCGGCGGCACACCCGACGAGCGCACGGTGTTCTACACCTCGCTCTACCACGCGTTCCTGCAGCCGCTCACCGCGAACGACGCCGACGGCCGCTACTACGGCTTCGACAAGAAGATCCACCGCGCGATCGGCTGGACGTACTACGACTTCTTCTCGCTGTGGGACACCTACCGCAGCCAGAACCAGCTGCTCGCGCTGCTGAAGCCCGACCGGGCGCGCGACATCGCGAAGAGCATCCTCGCGATCCACGAACAGGGCGGCTGGCTGCCGCGGTGGGCGTACGCGAGCCAGGAGACCAACACCATGACCGGCGACCCGGTCACACCGTTCCTGGTCGACCTGTGGCGCTTCGGCGCGCTGAAGGGTGACGAAGTCGAGGCGTATGAGGCGCTGCTGCAGAACTCGCAGCAGATCCCGCCGGCGTCCTCGCCGTTCCAGGGCCGCTCGGGCAACGCGAGCTACCAGGCCGACGGGTTCGTGCAGTACGACCCGAACTTCCCGAAGAAGGGACAGGACACCGACCCGAACCACGGCGCTTCGGCCACGCTCGAGTACGCGCTGGGCGACTGCTCGCTCTCGGCCATGGCCGCGGCGCTGGGCAAGAAGCAGGACGCGGCGGCGTTGGCCGCCAAGGGCCGCACCTACCAGACGCTGTGGGACCCGACCGTGACCGACCGCGGCTTCACGGGCTTCTTCCGCCCGAAGGTCTCCGGCGGTGACTGGTTCACGCCGCCGGGCCAGCCGTACAGCCCCGAGAGTCAGGACGGTTTCCACGAGGGCACCGCGTGGCAGTACCAGTGGCTCGTGCAGCAGGACGTGCCCGGGCTGATGAAGGAGATGGGCGGCGCCGACAACACCCACCAGCGCCTCGACGACTTCTTCGCCTACGACGACCTCGTGAAGGACCCGGCGAAGACCGTCCGGGAGGAATGGGTCGTGGGGCCGTACTCCTACTACAACCAGTTCCGCTACAACCCCAACAACGAACCCGACCTGCACTCGCCGTGGATGTACACGCTCACCGGCCAGCCGTGGAAGACCTCCGCGGTGGTGCGCGCGGCCCACACGCTGTTCACGAACGCGCCCAACGGCGTCACGGGCAACGACGACCTCGGCACCATGTCGGCGTGGTACGTCTTCAGCGCGCTCGGTCTCTACCCGGCCGTTCCCGGTACCGGGAACTTCGTGCTGAACGCGCCGCAGTTCGCCAAGTCCGTGCTGCACCTGCAGAACGGGCGTTCGGTCACCATCAAGGCACCGGGTGCCGACGGGGCGAAGCTCCAGTACGTCCGCGGCCTGAAGGTGGGCGACGGGTGGCAGGCGCGGTCGTCCGACAAGTCCTACGTGAGCGTCGAGCAGCTGCGGCGCGGGACCACGCTGGACTTCACCCTGACCGCCGACGCTACGCAGGCCACGTGGGCAACATCACCTTCGTCGGCGCCGCCGTCACCTTGTGCCGGTTAGTGTCTGATTGAGAACTATCCGTGAAGGCTCTTTCCCGGAATGCGAGACCGGGAAGGGGCCTTCACGGTTTTCCGGGCATATCCCCACGGTTTCCAGGAGTGGTCCAGACCATATTTCGGACTGGTCGTGAGGATGGTCACGGGCCCCGGTGTTCCGGTGAGGGCCGTCACGCCTCACACTGGTGTCATACGCGTCCGACAGTGCTGTTGACGTCAAGCGGGTGAGTCCCCCTTGGACAGTGCACCGGACGCGTTTTTGTGTGTGCAGGCAGCACGCACCCGTGTGACGCACAGGAGGAAGTCGTGTCCAGCAAGGCCGCTATCGTGTTCCGCGTGGCCGCAGTCGCCGAAGCCCTGTCCTGGGCCGGTTTGCTGATCGGCATGTTTCTCAAGTACGTCGTGCACTCCTCCGGTGAGGGCGGCGTGCCCGTCATCGGCATGGTCCACGGCGTGATCTTCGTGCTCTACGTCGTGATCTCCCTGTCCGTCGCCAAGCCGCTCGGCTGGCGCCCGAAGACCCTGGTGCTCGCGCTGCTGTCCAGCATCCCGCCGCTGTTCACCTGGATCTTCGAGAAGTGGGCTCTGCGCAACGGCCGCCTCGACGGCCCGCAGCGCCTCACCCACGGCGGCGTCGGCCTGTTCGAGTCCCGCGTGCCGGAGACCGT
Protein-coding regions in this window:
- a CDS encoding ATP-binding cassette domain-containing protein, whose translation is MLLDADLTKHYGSVEALRGTSFQAHAGEVTALIGDNGVGKSTLVKCLSGAEHPTSGRILLDGSEVQFDSPVTARRLGIETVYQDLAVAPELDPAANLFLGREIHRKGFLGKIGMLDKAEMRRQAVEEFQRLGVTLQSTSVPIGSLSGIAVVLISHNMPEVLRLGKRVARFAGAATKLEDLVAAMTGALVQEEAA
- a CDS encoding class I mannose-6-phosphate isomerase, with translation MSTHLEPIRLPANQPPQFYRGGDAIAALRGATGTDSGPSKAKFGPEDWVGSVTTMFGQDTNGLTKLPSGVWLRDAVRENAEAWLGSAHVAKLGDSTGLLVKLLDAGQRLPVHFHPSDEFAKQHFDSHFGKTEAWIVVGTYGDDPRVYPGFKETVSKATVAEWTREQDAPTMLGALNSVAVQAGDTVYIPAGLPHAIGEGVFVVELQQPTDFSLTLEWRDFLASPEKGHLGIGFDTAIETLDTSGWDAERLTTIVKHTAEDKATSVDLLAAGSDEFFRADRVQLTGGSLAFDPSFSVLVVLDGAGTLRTEHGGEFSLAKGETYVVPFDAGQVEASGTLTAIRCRPPALEKR
- a CDS encoding LacI family DNA-binding transcriptional regulator translates to MSDVARLAGVSIKTVSRVVNDEPAVHPDTAERVVAAIEQLGFRRNLGARNLRRGSTTGTIGLIVEDVGNPFYSELNRAVERIATSFGRHVLTGSSEENSDRERELALEFCARRVDGILVVPAGMQHGYLVPEMRAGTPVVFLDRPAGDIVADTVLVDNLGGTIDAVTHLVRHGHRRIAFLGDSPDIFTAAERLRGFREGCVRNGVSYDESLVVMRTPTPETIAHAVATLLTGPSAATAVIAGNNRVAVHLLRALAHADHRPAMVSFDDFELADLLDPPVTVVAHDVSALGHAAAELLFARIQGDQSAPRKVVLPVHLVARGSGEVAP
- a CDS encoding GH92 family glycosyl hydrolase, whose amino-acid sequence is MAMARARWRAGLIFLATAVVAAVAPATAAVAAKAPDTDFAKWVNPFVGTRPGGEDQGTGGGAGNTFPGAVAPFGMVQWSPDTVKSQPGGYFYDDNALTGFSLTHLSGAGCSTYEDIPFIPYVGEVSTSPATDPGHYTSKFSHDNEHATAGEYDVTLDSGAKVELSATQRTGSARLTYPAGASSTLLVNTSGSVNGTDDASITIGKDTISGWATSGRFCGAQNTYRVYFSAKFDTPFASIGTWKNGAVTPGKTSETGGAKAKVAQPNGVNAAIARPAKAKTQDTTVSGPGSGGYVTFANLNGAQVNVQVGLSFVSVDGAKANLKAENNGKKSFDQIAAGTRKAWNDQLGKVAVSGGADADMTTFYTSLYHSLIQPNVFSDVDGSYPGFDGRIHKADKGHAMYTNFSGWDIYRSEIPLLATIDPAQTSDIVRSMMAYAEQGGSWDRWTVANDYTGVMNGDPYHIIVSSAYAFGARDFDAQKALLLMIKGATQPTQGYTERPGLADYMRLGYVPGAGADTLEYTSADFAIAQFAKRLGDSATYTTFMKRAQNWQNLYNPGTGHLQPRNADGSFAGTYDPASSQGWVEGNGAQYEWMVPYDLGGVVSAFGGDTATQSRLDTFFTQLNAGTQEPFAFMGNEPNSNAPYVYSYAGAPAKTQAIVHRSMDELYNPRPEGLIGNDDLGQMSAWYVWSALGVYPEIPGRAEVLLSTPRFENAVLTTGAGKKITINAPGTGDYVGSLKVNGGAASKSWLPEALISTGGTLDFTRSATATQWGAAAADAPPSFREQEKPSLAFANPARVVTPAGSTATASVGVQDLSGTAKTWTYTAGSADGITLSPASGSVAVPANGKAQATVNVTVPAGTADGARRIPVTFSAPGLASTEAVLTVLVAQPGSWLATVDNAGISPDSDSTKANFDGGGWSYSADALAAAGAKPGGTVTSDGLNFTWPSFPAGDPDNVVANGQKVTVTGSGRLALLGAGSNGNAQGTLTITYTDGTMSTATVGVSDWTLGGGAAQPSFGNRIVLSTPYRNASGTDPQQIRTMVFGTAPITLDAGKTVASVTLPSNVSGGAMHVFAIAVG
- a CDS encoding GH92 family glycosyl hydrolase gives rise to the protein MRSRTLAGAVALAVAAAGLTPVTASARPADALESVNTFIGTQDEGNTFPGASVPFGMTQVSPQTTHYAGYLYTDTAIRGFGHFFLSGAGCWEQGGLVSTLPTTGDVGPGAAFDTTKPATFDNANYAAAYTHDGEVGKPGYYKVHLTGYGGVDVETTASTRSGVERYTFDKSGPANVFVNVGQANAKEPVTGSSVRIVDDHTISGTVESQAFCGGKAYTTYFTTKFDKPFSGYGTWSPTGGTPSSKSSAGGAGLRGAWLTFPKGDQITATTSISQVDARGADVNLAASRVRPFDAVKADAQRTWRQELSSVDITGGTPDERTVFYTSLYHAFLQPLTANDADGRYYGFDKKIHRAIGWTYYDFFSLWDTYRSQNQLLALLKPDRARDIAKSILAIHEQGGWLPRWAYASQETNTMTGDPVTPFLVDLWRFGALKGDEVEAYEALLQNSQQIPPASSPFQGRSGNASYQADGFVQYDPNFPKKGQDTDPNHGASATLEYALGDCSLSAMAAALGKKQDAAALAAKGRTYQTLWDPTVTDRGFTGFFRPKVSGGDWFTPPGQPYSPESQDGFHEGTAWQYQWLVQQDVPGLMKEMGGADNTHQRLDDFFAYDDLVKDPAKTVREEWVVGPYSYYNQFRYNPNNEPDLHSPWMYTLTGQPWKTSAVVRAAHTLFTNAPNGVTGNDDLGTMSAWYVFSALGLYPAVPGTGNFVLNAPQFAKSVLHLQNGRSVTIKAPGADGAKLQYVRGLKVGDGWQARSSDKSYVSVEQLRRGTTLDFTLTADATQATWATSPSSAPPSPCAG
- a CDS encoding DUF3817 domain-containing protein encodes the protein MSSKAAIVFRVAAVAEALSWAGLLIGMFLKYVVHSSGEGGVPVIGMVHGVIFVLYVVISLSVAKPLGWRPKTLVLALLSSIPPLFTWIFEKWALRNGRLDGPQRLTHGGVGLFESRVPETVNA